The genomic interval AATAATTTTGGTGGTAAAATGTCGATTAATTTAATTGGGGGCATAGGTCATGCTCACACATGAGCCAACGTGGTTGTATTTCATATAcccattttgaggagctagcattctCTCGGATCTTATACGGAAACGCATAAAACACACACTACTATTACAtgtatatccaataaatatgacAATGACATCAAACTCATTTCTCATGATGGGTCCCCTTGCACACTCACACACAAGAGAAAGCTTCTACTCAAGCATTTATTCACAACATACATGCTTGTGAAACAATATAAACTAACCATCAAGTATTCAAACTTTCAATatgagactaaagtctcattcacaatagaaCTTCTATCctcttctacttcttctccatTTACATATATCCAACACTAATTATATTGTTTACTTTCAAGGATTTATGGTAATCATGTATTATTTATATTCATTCTGTGATATAAGTTAGAGAAGCACTTATAAGCAAAATATGAAATACATGATATTAATGAAAGGGAAAGAAAAGCACAATTCAAGTAGTGGAAGTATAATTTAAGAAGTTATTGTAATAAAATATTTGCTTATTTCATCTTACTGTACTCTGTTTTTTTTGTTTAGTATAATTGAAGGACACTTGTATTtccattaattttaattataagaaCATAATAAATTCAATTTATATCTAGAATTAATATGTTAGAAAAAAATATTGTAATCTTCTCTAAATAATTTCACAGATTAAATATTTGTTTcctttataattttaattggctATAATTTGTATGTAGCACcaacttaaataaataataataaattagccATGGGATCTAATCAAGATTCGAAGTTCGAGTTGATACACATCTTCAAGATCTGGACCGCCGGCCCGGACCGGCCCATTGACACAATTTAAACCTACTGCAAGGCCGCACcttgttcctcttcctctccctcctcTCTATATTCCGTTGGCGCAGTACGAATCGGGCAGATCACTCCACCAAATCTCCCTTCCCTGGCTACATCTGCATCCCTTCTCGTCTTCGGAGCTCCTCAAATCCCCTTAAAAGGTGAGATCTTGAAGTACTTTCTATCACTTTCGGCGTTTGATTTGATGCTCGGTTGGATGTGTGGAATCTCCGAATGGGGTTGATCGGGACGTTGTAGGGTGGGGCGTCGTTTTGATATTTTTCAGCATGAGGCATTCTTTTGATGATAATGAAAATGAGGGCGTCCTTTTGATTTTTGCTCAAAAAATTTATTCAGGTACTTGTTTTATTGAACTTCTTCAGAATGGCTACTGGAGCACATCTGCATGCCATGGGTTGCATGCAAGGCCAAATGAAGAATCACAGTAATGGCTCACAGAATTTAGCTGGAAGCTCTCAACTGAGGATGGTCAACGAGAGCTTCTACACTGATCTGCGATTGTTCAGACAAGATAACTTACATTTCAAGATTTGGAAGTTGAGTATGGCTTGCATGTCGGGTTCACAGTTTTTAGTTGCTGATCCAATTGAGTCGTCTTCAATCAGAAGTTCTTGTGATAACCATAGAAGAAATAGTAAGTTCTCATTGTCTACAGATTTTCAGCAGTTCCTGTGATAACGATAAAGGAAATAGTAAGTTCTCAGTGCGTATAGATTCTGCTTATATGCAATAGGTACTTTATCTGTTGTTTGTTGAGCCATGGATGTAGCTCTAGAAATTGATTCATGCATTAGAAGCTTGAGTTGACCACCCTGTTTGCATAAAAGAGGATATAAGCTACTCTTGAAAATCTGTCTCCCATTATAACCCAGTTAAGATATCATTCCAGTTGCCACATTTTTTTTAGCAATGTTTTCATCTcagttttcaaacttaaatcccCCCTTTTTTTTTGTGGAAAGGCGAAAGTTATTCACTTTAATTTCATTCTTTTGTAGATGAAACTGCTCTCATATTACTTCGACATGGTGAGTCAATGTGGAATGAGAAAAATCTTTTTACGGGTTGTGTTGATGTACCTTTGACGCAAAAGGGTGCAAATGAAGCAATTGAAGCTGGTAAAAGGATTTGCAGCATTCCTGTTGATATGATCTATACATCTGTTCTAATTCGTGCTCAGATGACTGCTATGCTTGCAATGGCTCAGCATCGCAGTAAGAAGGTTTCACTTTTGAGCTATCTTCATCAGCTTTGTCATTATTCTAACTATCTTTAAATGGATAGTCTCAGAATTATATATGTGATTATGTTCCACAATTCTCAAggtttttttgtttatatttctatAGGATGTGTTGTTGAGACCCTTTGCATTTTTCAGGTTCCAATCATTGTGCACAATGAATCTGAACAGGCTCAGACATGGAGTAACGTTTATAGTGCAAAAACAAAAAAAGAGTCCATTCCTGTCATAACTGCTTGGCAATTGAATGAGAGAATGTGAGTAATAATTGTCTCACTTTATGGTTTTTGGAGATGCTCTACTACTTGAAGAAAACATTACATTGCTTGTATCTGGTCTCTGTCCAGGTATGGTGAATTACAAGGGCTTAACAAACAAGAAACAGCTGATCAgtttggcaaagagaaagttcaTGAATGGCGTCGCAGTTTTAATATCCCTCCCCCAAATGGTGAGAGTTTGGAGATGTGTGCTCAAAGAGCTGTGTCTTATTTCAAGGAACAAGTAAGGATGCTCAAAATCTATTTTCAGTAATATATGCTGACTTGTCAATACTGCATTTTTTGCTGCATTTTGGGCTTGCTAAGATTTCCTTACCAAAATCTTTATGATAACTGGAGTATGAGTACCTAGTGTGTCTTAGTTTAAGGAGAGGCTATATGGTTCACTTTACTTTGTCTTGTAATGTGCTAACTGTTGATTTTGCAATCCTTTATTTTGTCAAACTAGTTTTCTTTCCTTTTGGATAATGAGAACTTAGCTGAATTGTCATAATTTTAAACCAAAGGTGTACTCTAAAATTTGAGAAAATTTTCTATTACTTACAGCATCACATTCTGGTTCTGAAAATGAGCTCTAGATGCACTTTTCCTTGCTAGAATTAGGTACAAAATGTCATTTATCTCCATATGTAATTGATTACCAAGTACAACTTACCATCCCAAACTAGATAACCTATTGATTAATGGAAATTTATTACAACAGTGTATGTAGTTAGAGGGACCAAGGATTTAGTTATCAATCAAATCCTAAGAACACATGAATGTGTGttgttttttttgttaaataGTGACACAGCAAAGGTTCTCAACTACCAAATCATGCTAAATTTGCAATGGAACTTTATGCTAACTTTATATGACTTTAAATGTTACACTTGCATTGGAATTCACCTTATTCTAAATTCGTGTAGAGATTTGTTCTTGGCTGAGTGACCATactcttggattttttttttcttttaattttaagtttttctctTCATTTCTTTTGTATTTCTAGTTAGCAATTCCTTTATTTTTTTCTGTTTAGTAGAGAACTAACTCTAACTAAAACAAGTAATTTGACTAAGAACTTTTTGGGTTTTTTTGCCCTTCACAAATTTGAAATGTACCTTCTATTAGAATGGATCAATATTATATTGATGATGTATAACCTGCAAAATGATTATTTTGCATTGATTCAAACTGATGTGGTTCTTATAACACATGATTCAAACTGATATGCGAAGAACCATATCTATGGTCATTTATGCACCCTGAAATAGATTCCATGACAGATTGAACCGCAGCTCTCGCTTGGAAAAAATGTGATGATTGCTGCACATGGAAATTCCCTAAGGTCAATCATTATGTATCTTGACAATTTAACTTCTCAAGAGGTGAGCAGACTGAAACTAGTTTCTTTGAGTTCTAGTAGCAGTAGCAGTTGGCTGTGCACTAATGTTACAATTCCTCAGGTGATAAATCTTGAGCTGTCCACTGGCATCCCAATGCTCTACGTATTCAAAGAAGGAAACTTTATTAGGAGAGGGAACCCTACAGGGCCTTCAGAGGCTGGTGTTTATGCTTACACCAAGGTATTTATGAGGGCTCTGCCCATTTGTTCAGTTGAATTTAGTTTTCTAAATTTTTCATCTTTAACCTTAAGTTAAGAAACTGAAGGTGAATGATTTCTTACTAGTTAGATTCATGGAAATTCCTTCCctattttctttttgaaagaCTCCACTAGTTCCTTTCTTGTTTGAAGAAGCTTGCTGAACTGCATCGAAACGTTCTACTTTCAAATTCCATACTCCCTTGTTAGACTTTGGGTGTTAATTGGACTAAAACCAGAAAGTTATTATTCTTTACTCTCTAGTGAAAATTCACCTTAAAATTTTGTAGTTCTACTGCATAAGAACCAAAATATCGTATGTTTCACCAGCTTAGAACTTTGTCTATATAAAATGCAAGGGTGTCTTTTTACAACGTTTATGGCAAATACCCATACTCCCTAACATTCTGTTTATCTTTTGATCTTATTTTTCACTTTACTCACACTGCTGTATTAAATAATTCTTTATTCATTCCTTTATTATGATCAAGTTACTAATCTCTTGAGATACTATAATGTTTTTCATCTCTGGTTGTTCATTGATGTTACCTTGCTCTCTTTCATGGCTGCAGAACTTGGCTCTCTACAGACAGAAACTGGACGATATGCCAGAATAACACCACCAAACCTGGTTCATCTTGGTACATTCTAAAGTAGATGATTTGAACTTGGTGATTTACCATATTTTTTTCAGACATTCTTGGATACTGCTCAAGATATTTTTTTAGCGACTGCTTGAGCTTGACCATGGTCCATCCATCCCTCCATTTCGGTGGTCTTCTGTTTGCAATAACGCATTCATGTTCTTAGTTAGGTCAcattaaaaacatgtatcattttcgactttcataaaaaataaataaaaaaaaatctgctaCCTTAACGGCTCCTCTTAATGTAGGTTCTATGGATATGGAGaaagataaatataaatatacaaaTGTTAAGTGTTTGGTaggataaattttatattattattttctgaGAATTGATCTCGGGTCATTATGTTAAAAATATCATGTGTCCGTCATCTACTGGGTTATGCCTTGGGACTTCATTTTCAACTTTCATGAATGCATTGTGAGTGAGGTATTTTGTTCACTTTGTAGTTGGATAACTAAAAAGCTTTACTCTTATCAGAGCTCATCCTATGTTTTGTTTTTTCTGGAATGAAAACATGCAACTTAAATTCTCCTTTGAAATAATAAACCAGCGCTGTAAATATTATATATGAACACAAAATAAAAGACTTTGAAAAAAAACGTATTTATACTTACCATGATTGAAGGTTAAGGAATATTGAATTTAACAAAGTATTCAACAAATTTGACGAGGTCTTGAAAATGTTAAATAGCTTTAATAAGTATTCTCATAGATTTTAGAATCAGAACAAAGATTtgatagatttattaattaaaacccAAATCTAATAAAGAGTATAATCTTTCTTTGGATATCCCTCTTACTTGAGTATATTCACTACGAAATATGTATGTATCATCTCAATCTCTGTCAATCACTACCAAATTCTACACCTTTGACACAAAAGGGGATCTATGAATTAATTAGCATTAATGACTTAACTACCACATTTGGAAAATGTCAATAAAGAAGTTTTAGAAGAGATTTGGAGTGGACGGGAataacaagaagaaaaaaaaaacaagcactTAACTCATGAATCCAATCAACGGAATAAAGTTTATACTGCAGTACAAAAGAGACATGAAAAGACACTATCCATCCGGCGCTCCGgtcgaaaaaaaaaaatttgaaagaaataatagtaaattagagaaaaatttcTAATCATAATGTTAACTTTGCATACAATTTTTATGTCcaaaaaattttgtttccactccctgtaTGCAaaatattacttgtttcaactccctcgtgcaaatattgatacctaaattgcccctcagattttttaggtacaaaaatttcaaaattgagtacaaaaagtccaaaaataagTATAATCCTTCTTAAAgtcaatattttatattaaaaatcgagtatattttttatcaaaattgttcctcttattttttaggtataaaaagtctaaaaataagtataattcatgttaaattcaacactttacactataatctagtactctatactaggattgagtatattttctatcaaaattaattctcatatttttcggtacaaatagtctaaaaatgagtataattcttattaaattcagcacattaaactaaaatcgagtatattttgaggtgaaaaaagaatcgtactcaatttgatagaaaatatattagattctaagttaatatactcaatttaagaggatttatactaatttttagatttttgtatctAAAAATATTATGGGTAATTAAGTAAAGATGTTTAACTGGGGAGTGAAAACAAAAATTTTTATGGGTGAGAACtacatataaaaatttatttactaataaAGATTGCATATAAAATTACCCAAGAAATAAACCTGTGATGATATCTGAAAAataagaagattttttttttctctatctttATGATTTCACGGGCACTTTATAGCATTGATAATCTCGCATGCATCTTGGGGTCAAATGTCATGATCAGTCAGAAATTTGTCATCCTATTTGAACCGCTGGACAGCTGAGCTACTAAACTATCGGGCCGTTCGTACTCTTAGATTTATCCTAATGGACTAACGGGAGAAAGTCATCCACCCCTAGGACAGTTGAGCTACTAAGCTATCAGGCCGTTCGTACTTTTATATTTACCCTAGTGGACGCACAGGGAGAAGTCATCCATCCCTAGAACTATTCAGGTTGTAAAGTGTAGATACCTTGGCTTATAAAACCCCCTTGGCACGACACAGCAGCAAGGCCCCAACAGGATCTTTCATGCATCTTAGATTTGAATCTCAGGACCGGCAAGGAATTTGTCACCATGTTCAAACCACTAGGACAGCTACGCTACTAAGCCATCGGGCCGCTTGCAACCTAATAGGAGAAGACTGCCCACCCTAAACTAATCGGATCACAGAGCATAGATATCTAGACTATCGAACTCCCTTAGTACGGCACCGTGGCAAGGCCCTAGCAAGATCTCCTACGCATGTTGGATTTAAATCTCAAGACCGGCAAGGAATTTACCATCATGTTCAAACCACCGGACCGGTCGTGCTGTCAGATTTGTCCAATTAACAACCCAAGGGAGAAAGTCATTCACCTAAAGACCAGTCGGCATGGgctatcaaaaaaataaaaataaaaatcattgcATTCAAGGCTTATGTGCATCTATTACTGAAATCTAACATGACTGAAACTTAAGTTCCCGATAACAAAAGTACACAAA from Zingiber officinale cultivar Zhangliang chromosome 6B, Zo_v1.1, whole genome shotgun sequence carries:
- the LOC121990246 gene encoding 2,3-bisphosphoglycerate-dependent phosphoglycerate mutase 1-like, with the translated sequence MATGAHLHAMGCMQGQMKNHSNGSQNLAGSSQLRMVNESFYTDLRLFRQDNLHFKIWKLSMACMSGSQFLVADPIESSSIRSSCDNHRRNNETALILLRHGESMWNEKNLFTGCVDVPLTQKGANEAIEAGKRICSIPVDMIYTSVLIRAQMTAMLAMAQHRSKKVPIIVHNESEQAQTWSNVYSAKTKKESIPVITAWQLNERMYGELQGLNKQETADQFGKEKVHEWRRSFNIPPPNGESLEMCAQRAVSYFKEQIEPQLSLGKNVMIAAHGNSLRSIIMYLDNLTSQEVINLELSTGIPMLYVFKEGNFIRRGNPTGPSEAGVYAYTKNLALYRQKLDDMPE